The segment CACCGCCGACAAGATCGCGCTGGTGGACCTGCTGTCGGATTGCGGCCTGCGCCGGATCGAGGTGACGAGCTTCGTCAGCCCGAAATGGGTGCCCCAGATGGCCGATGCCGCCGAGGTGCTGGCCGGGATCGTGCGGCGGCCCGGCGTGTCGTATGCCGCGCTGACCCCGAACCTGAAGGGGTTCGAGGCGGCGCTGGCGGCGGGGGTGGACGAGGTGGCGGTGTTCGCATCGGCGTCCGAGGGGTTCTCGCAGGCCAACATCAACTGCTCCATCGCGGAAAGTCTGGAGAGGTTTGCCCCGGTGCTGGCGGCGGCGCGGGTGGCGGGGATGCCGGTGCGCGGCTATGTTTCCTGCGTCACCGATTGCCCGTTCGACGGGCCGGTGCCGCCTGCCGCAGTCGTGCGGGTGGCGGTGGCGCTGCGCGACATGGGCTGTTTCGAGGTGGCTTTGGGCGACACCATCGGCCACGGCACGCCCGACAGCATCGTCCGGATGCTGGATGCGGTGCTGGAAGCCCTGCCCGCCGGGCAGTTGGCCGGGCATTACCACGACACGCAAGGCCGGGCGCTGGACAACATCGCGGTGTCGCTGGACCGGGGCTTGCGGGTGTTCGATGCCGCCGTGGGCGGGCTGGGCGGCTGCCCCTATGCGCCGGGGGCGGCGGGCAATGTGGCGACCGAGGCGGTGGTGGCGATGCTGGAGGCGCGCGGCCATGCCACCGGGATCAACCGCGCGAAACTGGCAAGGGCCGCCGCCTTTGCAAAGACGTTGAGGACAGCATGAGCGGGTATGAAACCCTGTCGGTCCGGCAGGATGACCGGGGCGTGGCCTATGTCGCGCTGAACCTGCCCGACCGGCGCAACGCGCTGTCGGCGCAGATGATTGCCGACCTGACCGACATGGCGCGCACGCTGGGCGCCTCGCCCGACACGCGGGCGGTGGTGCTGTCGGGCGCGGGCAAGGTGTTCTGCGCGGGTGGCGATCTGGGCTGGATGCAGGCGCAGATTGCCGCCGACCGCGCGGGGCGGATGGCGGCGGCGCGCACCCTTGCCATGATGCTGCACGCGCTGAACGAGATGCCCCGGCCGCTGATCGGGCGGCTGCATGGCGGGGCGTTCGGCGGCGGTGTGGGCCTTGCCTGCGTCTGCGACGTGGCTGTGGCCGGGGCGGGCACGCAGTTCGGGCTGACCGAAACCCGGCTGGGGCTGATACCGGCCACCATCGGCCCCTATGTGCTGGCGCGGATGGGCGAAGGCCACGCGCGGCGGGTGTTCATGTCGGCGCGGATATTCGGGGCCGACGAGGCACGCGCGCTGGGCATTGTGGCGCGCGTGGTGGCGGACGACGCGCTGGATGCCGCCGTCGAGGCCGAGGTGCTGCCCTATCTGTCGGTTGCGCCGCAGGCTGTGGGGGCCGCCAAGGCGCTGGCCCGCGCGCTGGGGCCGCGGATCGACGCGGGCGTGATCGACGACACCATCCGCCGACTGGCCGACACCTGGGATGGCGAAGAGGCCGCGCATGGCATCGCAGCCTTTCTGGGCAGGACCCCGCCGCGCTGGGCTTGAGCGCCGGTCAGGCGGGCAGGATCAGGATGGCGCGGAAATCGTTGACGTTGGTCAGCGTCGGCCCGGTGATCACCTGTCCGCCGATGGCGGCGAAAAATCCGTGTGCGTCATTCGCGGCCAGGGCCGCATCGGGGTCGCGGCCAACGGCACGGGCGGCGGCCAGCGTTTCCGGGCCGATGCACGCGCCCGCAACTTCGGCGGCACCATCGACGCCGTCGGTGTCGCAGGCCAGCGCGTGGATGCCGGGGGCGCCCTGCAAGGCCAGCGCCAGCGCCAGGCAGTATTCGGCGTTCGGCCCGCCGATGCCGCTGCCCCGCCGCGTCACGGTCAGCTCGCCGCCCGAGAGCAGCAGCAGCGGGGCGTCGCCGGGGCGCATTCCGGCCTGAAGGCGCAGGGCTTCCGCGCCGTGACGGGCGGCGACCGCGCGCGCCTCGCCTTCCAGCGCGTCGCCCAGCAGGCGGACCTCGCAACCCGCGTCGCGCGCGAGGTCCGCCGCGGCGGCCAGCGATTGCGCGGGGGCGGCGATGATGCGGTTTTCCGTCCGGCTCAGCCGCAGGTCGTCGGGCGGGATGACCGACGATCCCGCCGCCAGCGCGGCGCGCACCGCATCGGGCACCGGCACCTGCCACTGGTCCAGGATCGCCGCAGCCTCGGCCGGGGTCGAGCCTTCGCCCACCGTGGGGCCCGAGCCGATGAAGGCCGGGTCGTCGCCCGGCACGTCGGAAATCAGCAGCGTCACGAGCCGCGCGGGCCAGGCCGCCGCCGCAAGCTGGCCGCCCTTGACGCGCGACAGGTGCTTGCGCACCGTGTTCATCCTGTCGATCGGCGCGCCAGAGGCCAGCAACCCGGCATTCAGCGCCTGCTTTTCGGCCAGGCTGACGCCCGGAGCCGGTGCCACCAGCAGCGCCGATGCCCCGCCCGAAATCAGCGCCAGCACGAAATCATCCTGATCCAGCCCCGCCAGCAGCGCCAGCATCTGCGCCGTGGCGGCGAGCCCCGCGGCATCGGGCACCGGGTGCGCCGCCTCGACGATCCTGATCCCGCGGCAGGGGCGGCCGTAGCCGTAGCGGGTGATCACCAGCCCCTCGCAGGGGCCCCAGGCGGCCTCGACCGCCTCGGCCATCCGGGCCGATGCCTTGCCGGCACCCACGACCACCACCCGCCGGTCGGGCCGGGGCGGCAGATGCTGCGCCAGCATCTGCATCGGGTCGGCCACCGCAACTGCCCGGTCGAACAGTGCGCGCAGGAAGGGTGCGGGGGTCCGGGGTGTCAGCATGGGCTGCCCCGGAGGCCGGAGACGCGACCCACCTTCGCAGGACCGGTGAACCGCGGCACGGCGCGGCGAACCAGTCCCGCCCCCACCGGCCCGGTCTCGCGCGCCCGCAGCGTTTCGGCGTGTCCGGCCTTGCCCCGACCGGCCTTCGCCTGTCGGGGGATCGGGCGGATTTCCATCCGGGCCGGCGGGCTGGTCCGCGACAGCAGGCCGAGGGCGGTCAGCGAAACCCCGGCCTTGCGCGTCACGTCGATGATGGTCGGTCTGCGGCTCATGTCTCATCCCCCGATCAGGCAAGCCCTATGCCGTGCAAGGTCGGCAGCCGCCGCTTCCGCGCCCCGGCCGCGCGTCCCGGTCGGCATAGCAGAATCCGCCGGTCCCGAACAGTGACGCGGCCAACGCGGGCCAAAAGGTATCGTGCCACCGGCGGAATGGTCTTGCCAGGCTTGCCGCGCGCGAATGGTGGCGCAAGCGTGAAGGTTCGCGACTGCGGGCGTCGGCCCCGGTTCGCCGTGACCGTCCCGCCCTGGGTCAGGCCAAGGGGTCCGGCTGCGCCGCCAGAGCGAACAGGTCGAGAAACGCCTGCGCGGCGGCCAGGTCGCCCTCGGCCCGGACGACCCCCTGTGCGGCCAGAAACGACAGGGGCGCGGGGCCGTAAACCGCCCTCGCCAGCGCGTTGCCGCTGCCCGACAGGACAAAGGGCGCCTGCGGGCGCAGGACGGCCGCGGTTTCCACCCGCCGCCCCCGCACCTGCATCTCGAAGGCCTCGCTGCCGAAATCGAAGCCTGCCACCCGGTCGCCCCCCAGGGCACGGCCGCGCACCAGGGTCACGCCCATCGAGATCATCAGCGCCGAAGGGCTGATGTGCCGGACGGGGTCGTGCCCCGGCACCGTCAAGGCCCAGCGGCACAGGGATTCCAGCACCGGCAGCAGCCCCCGCCCGGCATCGGTCAGCGCATAGATGCCAAGCCTTTCGTCATGCCCGACGACCGCCGCAAGCTGCAACTGCGTCAGCCGCCCGTTCAGCACGCTGGCCGTGATGCCGGGCAGACCGGCGCGGATCATCTGGAACCGCTTTGGTGTGAACATCAGTTCGCGCACCACCAGCAGCGCCCAGCGGTCACCGATCAGGTTCAGCGCATGTGCCGCCAGGCAACCTTCGTCATAGCGAATGCGCGGGGATCTGCCTTTGTCTTTCATGTTTTCCTACTATCAGTTGTAATTTGCTACTGCAATCGGCAAGATCGGACCGGGGGCGGGATTCGCTCCTCAGGGGCCCGCAGGGGAGGAAAATGCGAGATGTCCTATTACACCGGTTCGATCGCGGCGGTTCCGACCGCAAACAGGCAGGAATACATCGACCACCTGTCGGCCGTCTGGCCGCTGTTGCGGTCCTGCGGTGCGTCGCGCATGGTCGAGACCTCGGGCGTGGACGTGCCGCGGGGCAAGGTGACCGATTTCTATCGCGCCGTGGATGCGAAGGATGCGGAAACCATCGTCTTTTCGTGGATCGCCTGGCCTGACAAGGCGACCGCCGACGCCGCCTGGGAAAAGCTGCAGCGCGACCCGGCGATGCAAGCGGCGCCGGCGCTGCCCTTCGACGGGGCACGGATGATCCATGGCGGGTTCTCGCCGGTCTTCGCGCAGGGCACCGACGACGGCGCGGGGTATTTTCAGGGGTTCGCGCTGGCTGTGCCCGAAGGAAACAAGGGTGCCTATGCCACCATGGCCGCCGAGGGATGGCAGATGTTCCACAAGCGCGGCGCGCTCGGGATGATCGAGGGCTGGGGCGTGGACGTGCCGCGGGGCAAGCAGACCGACTTCTACCGCGCCACCGGGGCGCTGGACGGCGAAACCCCGGTTTTCAGCTGGATCGCCTGGCCGGACCGGACCACCTGCGACGCGGCCGCCCTGGCGATGCAGGCCGACTTCGGCGACATGGACATGTCGGCCATGCCGTTCGACGGAAAGCGGGTGATGTGGGCGGGGTTCGAGCCGATCTTCGACCCCAAGGCCGCGTGACCCGCGCGGCGTGCCGGTGGCGTTCCGCCTGCACCGAGCACCTGCCGACATCCCGCAAAGCGGACGCTGTGCCCTGCTGGCCGACCTGCAGGGCACGGGGCTGGGCATACTCCGACCCGACATGAGCGCCACGTCGGCGGCCGAGAGTGCCAGGGCCGAGGTCGGCGAAGGCGCAGCCAGTGGCAGGCGAGGCATGGCAACTGGCGCGAGCTGATGTCCACGACCCCGAAGCGGGTTCGCCGCCCATTCGGCGCCGGTCGGCTGCGCCCTTGGCTACGTGATGGATATGGTCGCAATGGGCACCTGCCAGCTTTCCCGCCGCAAGGGTGTCTTCACCGGCGGCATGACCGGCCTTGGCAATGCCCCGGCGCCGCACTGGCTGCCCTGTTTCGGCATGGACGGCAGCTTTTATAACGAGATCGTCGCGATGAAAGCACTGGCCGAATGCGGTGCGAAGGATTACCTCCACATTGGCAGGCAGACAGGACGAAGATGCAGAAAGTTCACCTTCCCGAACGCCCCGACTGGCGCAAGCAGGCGGCAGACGTGGGTTTCACATTCGCGGACATGCACGGCGAGCCCTATTGGGACGAAACCTCGGCCTATCAGTTCACGTTGCACCAGATCGAGGACGACATCGAAGACCCCGCGACCGAGCTGCACGCGATGTGCCGCGAGGCGGTGGCGACCATCGTCGCCAGCGAAGACCTGATGACCCGCCTTGCGATTCCGCCCGGGCATCACGATCTGGTCGCGGCAAGCTGGCAGCGCGGCGACCCCGAGATCTACGGGCGGTTCGATCTGGCCTATGACGGCGGCGGCCCGGCCAAGCTGCTGGAATACAACGCCGACACCCCGACCTCGCTTTACGAAAGCGCGTCGTTCCAGTGGCAGTGGCTGGAGGATCAGATCGGTCTGGGCGCGCTGGCCCCCGATGACGATCAGTTCAATGGCATCCACGAGGCCCTGGTGGAACGGTTCCGCGCGCTGTTCGCGCCCGACACCGACCTGCATTTTGCCGCCGTGGCCGGGAACCCCGAAGACTATGCCACTGTCGAGGCGATGGCCTGGGCCGCGCGCGCGGCCGGGCTTGGCGCGCATTACACCGACCTGGACAAGATCGGCATCAGCGAGGACGGCCAGTTCACCGACGCCGAAGACCGGGTGATCGGCATCCTCGTCAAGCTTTACCCGTGGGAAGACCTGCTGCGCGACGATTTCGCGCGCCACCTGAAAACCGCGGGCTGCCTGTTCCTTGAACCGGCCTGGAAGGCGGTGCTGTCGAACAAGGGGCTGCTGCCCGTGCTGTGGCAGATGTTCGAAGGCCACCCCAACCTGCTGCCTGCCTTTTTTGAAAGCGACGTGCGCGACGCCCTTGCGGGGCATGGCCCGGCGGCGGGGGGCGTTGCAGCCGCCTTCGACCGGGCGGCGCCGCTGCTGCGGCAGGGGCATGTGGTCAAGCCGCTGTTCTCGCGCGAGGGGGCCTCGATCACCATCCACGAGAACGGCCGCATCACCGAAACCTCGCCCAGCAACGCCTATGCCGACCACCCGAAGATCGTGCAGGCCTATCACCCCCTGCCGGTGTTCGACGGTTTCCGCCCGGTGATCGGCGCCTGGATCGTCGGGCAGACCTGCGCGGGCATCGGCATCCGCGACGACCGCTCGCGCATCACGCAGGACCTGTCGCGCTTCAAACCCCATTTCATCCGAGACTGACCGGAAGGCCGCAACATGACCAAACGCTCCCGCACCGTTGCCCTGTTCATCCTTGGGGCCGCCGCCTTCGCCCTCGCGGGCTGCCGCGAGGAGGAGATCGACGCCCAGGCATTTCCCGATGCCCAAAGCTGCAAGAACGCTGCCAATGCCACCGGAGCCTTTTCGTCGTCGGACTGCGACACGGCCTTTGCCGCCGCGCAGCAGTTGCAGGCCGAAAGTGCCCCGCGCTACGACAGCCTTGAGGTCTGCGAAGAACAGCACGGGGTTGGCGAATGCGGCGACGAAGCGCAGGTCACCGGCGCATCGGGCGGGGGCAGCATCTTCATGCCGCTGCTGGCGGGCTACCTGATCGGCAACATGCTGGCGCGCGGAGCCGCCCCTGCGGCGGTGCAGCCGCTTTACAAGACGCCGGACGGCAAGTTCACCAATGCCACCGGCTCCAGCACCTACCAGACCAACTCGGGTCAGGGAAAGCTGGCCCCGTCGCATTTCGCCAAGGCCCCCTCCACGATCGGCAAGGCCCCGATGACCAAGGCGACCGTCGCCTCGCGCGGCGGCTTCGGCGGCGCCGCCACCGGCCGCACCAGCACCGGCGGCTGATCGCCCCGCCCGCCTCGTGCGGCGGGCGTGGTCGATTTCCGGCCCGGGCCCGGCGTAGCGACCGCCGGGGCCAAGTTTCTGACAAACCCCGCAGATTTCCGTCGATGACACCGCCCCGCTTCGCCGATCGCAAAGGGTGGGGCCGCAAACCGGCCTCACCCCCTCACGAGAACGGTCCGGTTCAGCGCGACACTAGGCCGTCTTTCCGCCCGGGATGCGCAACACCTGCCCGGGGTAGATCTTGTCGGGGTGGCTCAGCATCGGCTTGTTGGCCTCGAAGATCTCGCCGTAGCGGTTTGCATTGCCCAGTGTCTTCTTGGCGATACCTGACAGGGTGTCGCCCTTCTCGACCGTGTGGAACATGGCCTCTTGCGTCAGATCGTCCTCGACTTCGGCCACGCCCACCACGTTGCCCACGGCCAGAATGACCTTTTCGCGTTCTTCCGCGTTCATGCTGCCGCCGGAGATCGTGACCTTGTCACCTTCGACGGTGATCTCGGCGCCTTTGGTATCAAGCCCCAGGTCTGACACTTCCTTCTGGAGTGCAACCGCCGTCGGTGCGCGTTCCTCGTCGTCGGAGATCGTCTTGCCGGATTTCTTCCAGAAATTGAAAAGTCCCATGTGCTCGTCCTTGTTGTCGTCAGCCCCAGGTGGACTGCCGAAGTACAACCTTGTTGCCCGGTAGCGAGTTCCGGGCAGGAATGCCAAGACATTCTGCCGATTGCGTGGCCGGACCGTTCGGCGGCATCGGCGGCAGGCGCGGGCCAGCCTCGCCGGGCCGCATCGTCCTGGACGATTTCCGGGTGCCCCCGGCCCGTTCAACGGCCGAAGGGCGCGGAAATCCCCTGGAAAACGAGGCCGACCCCGGCGGGGGCGCAAACGAATGATTTCATCTGCTTGACGCCTGCGAAGATCACATGCATCCAGATGCCACGCGCAGGACCACCGGACATCCGAGGTCACGGTCAGAACGTGCGGTTTTCCACGAAACAGTCGATCCTCGCGAACCAGTCGGTTGCCAGGCGCCAGTAGGAGTACACCTTGAGGGTCTTCATGCGTTCCATCTTGTCCTGCGTTCTTCTTCTGGCAAGCAGCCCGGCATTTGCCCTTTCACCCGATCAGATCGAAAGCGCGACTTTCGATGGTTCAGACTTGCCGGACGGGCAGTCCGGGCTGACGGTAAAGCTGCAGGTCCTGCTTGATCGTGCGGGCATTTCTCCGGGAATTCTGGACGGCTACAAAGGCGAGATGAGCGAAAGCGCGCTGCGCGGATTTGAAGAGCGTCATGGCCTGCCAGTCGATGGCATTCTGGATGCTCAGGTGTGGTCTGCGCTGATCGGCATCGACGCGATGCCAATTCTCGCTCCCTATACGGTCAGCGCCGAAGATGTCTCCGACCTGACCGAGTCGATACCCGACCACGTGGCCGAAAAGGCCAAACTGGAAAAGCTCGGCTATCTGCGCGTGACCGAGCGTCTGGCCGAACGCTTTCACATGGATGAGGACTTTCTGAAGGCCCTGAACCCGGATGCCACATTCCAGGAGGGCGGCTCGATCTGGGTTGCCGCCCCCGGTGGCCGGATGGAGGCCGAGGTGGCGCGGATCGAAATCCGCAAGTCGCAACGCCGCGCCGTGGCGTTCGACGCGGAGGGGCGCATGGTCAGCAATTATCCGGTCGCGATCGGTTCGACACAGACACCGTCGCCCGAAGGCCTTGTCGAAGTGGTCGCCATCGCGATGGACCCGACCTACAGCTATCTGCCGGAAACCAATTTCGTCGTGGATGGCGTGACGGAGTCCCTGATCCTGCCCGCCGGGCCGAATGGCCCCGTGGGATCGGTATGGATCGACCTGTCCCGGCCGACCTACGGGTTGCACGGCACCGATACGCCGGCAGCCCTGTTCCAGACTGTAAGCCGCGGCTGCGTGCGCTTCACCAACTGGGACGTGGAAGAACTGGCCCATCTGGTGAAGCCGGGCGTGACGGTGGAATTTCTGGAATGATCCGCGCTGCGGCGATGGCGCTGGCGATGGCCATCGCCCTGCCCGCGGCCGCACAGGATGCGGCACCGCTGGCATCCGAACGGCCGAAACCAAGACCTGAACCCGGGCCGGACGTTGAAGCCCCCCGGCAGGCATCCCCCGAGGAGGCCGCTGACAATGGCACCGGCACGGCTGATCCGCCCACCGAAGCCAGGGAGGCAGGACGGCGGGACGTGCTGCGCCTTGACGATGCAAGCCAGGCATCATGCCTTGCCGCGCTGCGCGATCTGGGAGTCGTCTTCCAGGAGGTCGCGGCGGTCGTGCCGGACGACGATGCCGACTGCGGCATCCTGCAACCCGTCAAGGTCAGCGACATCGCGCCGGGTATCACCCTGATCCCCGAAGCCGTCGTGCGCTGTCCGACGGCGCAGGCCATGGCGGCCTGGGTGCAGGACTTCGTTCTGCCCGCCGCCGCCCGGCTGGCTGATCGCGGCGCGCTTGTCGCGATCGAAACCGGCACCGGCTACGACTGCCGCCGGCGCAACGATCAGGCCGACGGAGACCTGTCGGAACACGCCTTCGGCAACGCCTTCGACGTGATGGGCTTTCGGTTCGAACAGGGTCCGCCCTTGAGGATCGAGCCCCGCGCCGCGCAGGGCGACATGGCCGAAGCCTTTCAGGCTGCGGTGCGCGCCTCGGCATGTCTCGATTTCGCGACGGTGCTGGGGCCGGGGTCGAACGCCTTTCACGATGATCATCTGCACCTCGATATCCTGGTGCGAACCAACGGATTCCGGCTTTGCGAGTAGGCACGGAAGACCCGCGCTGAAACCCGGCCCCGATTCCCCCCCCCGCTGCGGCTGCGCAGGACCAACGGCGCCCGTGCCTGTGACCACGGGCGGACACATGTCGCCGGGCGGCATGGCGATACGCTGGGTGGGGCCATCGTTGCGACGACAGCGGGCGATGTTTCGGCATGGGGTTCGGACAAAGGAAACGCCCCCCGTGCAGGCGGGGGCGCCTAGCGCTTCTTGCCCTTGTCCTTCTTGCCGGATCCGCGGCCTTTCTTGCCCCGGCCCTTGCCGGCACCAGGGTTTGCGCGGTCGATACGCAGTGGAGCGCGGTTGATCACCAGAGGCGGGGCTGCGACCGCGTCCTGCAGACTGGTCGCCCCGATGTCGAGAGGGGCGAGTCCGGTTTCCTCTGCCATGAAGGCCTGCCAGATCCGCGCCGGAAGGTCACCCCCCGTCACGCCGGGCATGGGCGTGTCGTCGTCGTTGCCCACCCAGACCCCGACCACAAGCTGATCCGAAAAACCGACAAACCATGCATCTCGGTGGCCCTGGCTGGTGCCCGTCTTGCCCGCGGCAAAGCCATCAAGTGCGGCCTTGCGCCCGGTGCCCTTGCGCACGACGCCCTCAAGCAGCCTGACAAGGTCTGCATGATGATCGAGAGGCTGCGTGGCCTGATGCGGAAGCGCGGCAAGCAGCCCGCCCTTGCCCGTCGTCGGTGCAAGGCTGGAGATTGCCCAGGGCTGAATCGGCATCCGGCCCGCAGCGACCGAGGCGAACGCACCGGTGAGGTCCAGCAGACCGACGCCGGATGTGCCAAGCGACAGGCTGAGATTGCGCTCCAGTTCGGCATCGATGCCAAGGTCACGTGCTGCCGTGATGATGTCGTCGATGCCAACGTCCTGCGCCAGACGCACGGTCGCCGCGTTGAGCGACCGCGCAAACGCCTGATCCATCCGCACCCGGCCGGCGTAGGCCCCACCGTAGTTTTCGGGCCGCCAGTCGCCGATCTCGATCGGGGTGTCGAGCAGAACACTGTCGAGCGTCCAGCCGTTTCGGAGTGCTGCCAGATAGACGAACAGTTTGAACGTCGATCCGGGCTGGCGCCGCGCCTGAACCGCCCGGTTGTACTGGCTGGTCGCATAGTCCCGGCCGCCGACCATCGCCACCACCGCACCGTCCAGTGTCATCGCAACCAGCGCCACCTCTATCGGGCTGCCGTCCGTCGTGTCGGCCAGCTTCTCGGCAATCACGCGTTCTGCCGAAGCCTGCGATTCCGGGCGGAGCGTTGTCTTGGCGCGGACCGACCCCAGAGCGGGCCCGACCATCGCCGATGCCTCGCTCAGGATCCAGTCGGAAAACCAGCTTCCGCCGTCCCGGCGGGGAGCATTGGTGTTGGGCGTCGCGGGCGAAGTTCGCGCGGCCAATGCCTCGGCTTCCGTCAGCACGCCGGAATCGACCATGGCACC is part of the Paracoccaceae bacterium Fryx2 genome and harbors:
- a CDS encoding hydroxymethylglutaryl-CoA lyase; protein product: TADKIALVDLLSDCGLRRIEVTSFVSPKWVPQMADAAEVLAGIVRRPGVSYAALTPNLKGFEAALAAGVDEVAVFASASEGFSQANINCSIAESLERFAPVLAAARVAGMPVRGYVSCVTDCPFDGPVPPAAVVRVAVALRDMGCFEVALGDTIGHGTPDSIVRMLDAVLEALPAGQLAGHYHDTQGRALDNIAVSLDRGLRVFDAAVGGLGGCPYAPGAAGNVATEAVVAMLEARGHATGINRAKLARAAAFAKTLRTA
- a CDS encoding crotonase/enoyl-CoA hydratase family protein is translated as MSGYETLSVRQDDRGVAYVALNLPDRRNALSAQMIADLTDMARTLGASPDTRAVVLSGAGKVFCAGGDLGWMQAQIAADRAGRMAAARTLAMMLHALNEMPRPLIGRLHGGAFGGGVGLACVCDVAVAGAGTQFGLTETRLGLIPATIGPYVLARMGEGHARRVFMSARIFGADEARALGIVARVVADDALDAAVEAEVLPYLSVAPQAVGAAKALARALGPRIDAGVIDDTIRRLADTWDGEEAAHGIAAFLGRTPPRWA
- a CDS encoding glycerate kinase, which translates into the protein MLTPRTPAPFLRALFDRAVAVADPMQMLAQHLPPRPDRRVVVVGAGKASARMAEAVEAAWGPCEGLVITRYGYGRPCRGIRIVEAAHPVPDAAGLAATAQMLALLAGLDQDDFVLALISGGASALLVAPAPGVSLAEKQALNAGLLASGAPIDRMNTVRKHLSRVKGGQLAAAAWPARLVTLLISDVPGDDPAFIGSGPTVGEGSTPAEAAAILDQWQVPVPDAVRAALAAGSSVIPPDDLRLSRTENRIIAAPAQSLAAAADLARDAGCEVRLLGDALEGEARAVAARHGAEALRLQAGMRPGDAPLLLLSGGELTVTRRGSGIGGPNAEYCLALALALQGAPGIHALACDTDGVDGAAEVAGACIGPETLAAARAVGRDPDAALAANDAHGFFAAIGGQVITGPTLTNVNDFRAILILPA
- a CDS encoding helix-turn-helix domain-containing protein encodes the protein MKDKGRSPRIRYDEGCLAAHALNLIGDRWALLVVRELMFTPKRFQMIRAGLPGITASVLNGRLTQLQLAAVVGHDERLGIYALTDAGRGLLPVLESLCRWALTVPGHDPVRHISPSALMISMGVTLVRGRALGGDRVAGFDFGSEAFEMQVRGRRVETAAVLRPQAPFVLSGSGNALARAVYGPAPLSFLAAQGVVRAEGDLAAAQAFLDLFALAAQPDPLA
- a CDS encoding DUF1428 domain-containing protein translates to MSYYTGSIAAVPTANRQEYIDHLSAVWPLLRSCGASRMVETSGVDVPRGKVTDFYRAVDAKDAETIVFSWIAWPDKATADAAWEKLQRDPAMQAAPALPFDGARMIHGGFSPVFAQGTDDGAGYFQGFALAVPEGNKGAYATMAAEGWQMFHKRGALGMIEGWGVDVPRGKQTDFYRATGALDGETPVFSWIAWPDRTTCDAAALAMQADFGDMDMSAMPFDGKRVMWAGFEPIFDPKAA
- a CDS encoding glutathionylspermidine synthase family protein, whose translation is MQKVHLPERPDWRKQAADVGFTFADMHGEPYWDETSAYQFTLHQIEDDIEDPATELHAMCREAVATIVASEDLMTRLAIPPGHHDLVAASWQRGDPEIYGRFDLAYDGGGPAKLLEYNADTPTSLYESASFQWQWLEDQIGLGALAPDDDQFNGIHEALVERFRALFAPDTDLHFAAVAGNPEDYATVEAMAWAARAAGLGAHYTDLDKIGISEDGQFTDAEDRVIGILVKLYPWEDLLRDDFARHLKTAGCLFLEPAWKAVLSNKGLLPVLWQMFEGHPNLLPAFFESDVRDALAGHGPAAGGVAAAFDRAAPLLRQGHVVKPLFSREGASITIHENGRITETSPSNAYADHPKIVQAYHPLPVFDGFRPVIGAWIVGQTCAGIGIRDDRSRITQDLSRFKPHFIRD
- a CDS encoding DUF1190 domain-containing protein — its product is MTKRSRTVALFILGAAAFALAGCREEEIDAQAFPDAQSCKNAANATGAFSSSDCDTAFAAAQQLQAESAPRYDSLEVCEEQHGVGECGDEAQVTGASGGGSIFMPLLAGYLIGNMLARGAAPAAVQPLYKTPDGKFTNATGSSTYQTNSGQGKLAPSHFAKAPSTIGKAPMTKATVASRGGFGGAATGRTSTGG
- the lysM gene encoding peptidoglycan-binding protein LysM, which produces MGLFNFWKKSGKTISDDEERAPTAVALQKEVSDLGLDTKGAEITVEGDKVTISGGSMNAEEREKVILAVGNVVGVAEVEDDLTQEAMFHTVEKGDTLSGIAKKTLGNANRYGEIFEANKPMLSHPDKIYPGQVLRIPGGKTA
- a CDS encoding L,D-transpeptidase — its product is MPDGQSGLTVKLQVLLDRAGISPGILDGYKGEMSESALRGFEERHGLPVDGILDAQVWSALIGIDAMPILAPYTVSAEDVSDLTESIPDHVAEKAKLEKLGYLRVTERLAERFHMDEDFLKALNPDATFQEGGSIWVAAPGGRMEAEVARIEIRKSQRRAVAFDAEGRMVSNYPVAIGSTQTPSPEGLVEVVAIAMDPTYSYLPETNFVVDGVTESLILPAGPNGPVGSVWIDLSRPTYGLHGTDTPAALFQTVSRGCVRFTNWDVEELAHLVKPGVTVEFLE
- a CDS encoding extensin family protein, translating into MIRAAAMALAMAIALPAAAQDAAPLASERPKPRPEPGPDVEAPRQASPEEAADNGTGTADPPTEAREAGRRDVLRLDDASQASCLAALRDLGVVFQEVAAVVPDDDADCGILQPVKVSDIAPGITLIPEAVVRCPTAQAMAAWVQDFVLPAAARLADRGALVAIETGTGYDCRRRNDQADGDLSEHAFGNAFDVMGFRFEQGPPLRIEPRAAQGDMAEAFQAAVRASACLDFATVLGPGSNAFHDDHLHLDILVRTNGFRLCE
- a CDS encoding PBP1A family penicillin-binding protein, producing the protein MTEDPPPAALRPVRRRARQVLKAALALTLVAALVCGGTLAWLVYAVPLDLATDRTEAAPAVIVEAADGTLIGLRGELRGTPAGRADLPDHLVKAIVAIEDRRFFDHGGIDLRGVARAAWRNVRANGVVEGGSTITQQLAKIEFLTSERTMKRKADEALIALRLEARLSKDEILTRYLNTVYFGGGAVGIGAAALAYFDKSVSDLTLAESAMLAGIIRAPSKANALHNLEDAQTRASVVLGAMVDSGVLTEAEALAARTSPATPNTNAPRRDGGSWFSDWILSEASAMVGPALGSVRAKTTLRPESQASAERVIAEKLADTTDGSPIEVALVAMTLDGAVVAMVGGRDYATSQYNRAVQARRQPGSTFKLFVYLAALRNGWTLDSVLLDTPIEIGDWRPENYGGAYAGRVRMDQAFARSLNAATVRLAQDVGIDDIITAARDLGIDAELERNLSLSLGTSGVGLLDLTGAFASVAAGRMPIQPWAISSLAPTTGKGGLLAALPHQATQPLDHHADLVRLLEGVVRKGTGRKAALDGFAAGKTGTSQGHRDAWFVGFSDQLVVGVWVGNDDDTPMPGVTGGDLPARIWQAFMAEETGLAPLDIGATSLQDAVAAPPLVINRAPLRIDRANPGAGKGRGKKGRGSGKKDKGKKR